The Dermacentor silvarum isolate Dsil-2018 chromosome 3, BIME_Dsil_1.4, whole genome shotgun sequence region CTGTTTATTCGTGTAGTGAAAGGTCATCACCAAGTGCATGGGACCATGACACATAATTCGCAATCGAGATATAACTTTTTCCCAAGCAGAGAAACAGGTGGTTCACTGACACGTCTCACCATACTCTTGGATAGCGAACGCTTCAATAATCTTGTGCGTTCTTTGTTCATAGCTTTTCAAGATGATGCATTTGTCAAAGTTTGGAAGGAATTTACACTCGTGCATGTGACTAGACAGGCGGCTAGAATGCGTACCTTTAAGCGAGTTTGCATGTTCTCGTAATCTATCGTTATTGCATTGGGTGCAAGCTCCACCTCAAAACACTTGTGGCTTTGTACTTGTAATGACAGTTCCCATTGGGTGTGAAACAGGGGTGCACTAACATGCTTAGCAAGAGCTACAATGCGCTAGCATGTGGCAAAGCGGTCGTGCGTCGTAGCTTATACGGAGCGCGATAGTACATTGCATTTCCTTTACATTACCTGTGTGTTACTAACACAGTTGAAGATTCTGCATCCATGTCTCTCTTCTGAtcgtgctttcaaaagaaagataGTTGCATGtcaaacttccttttttcctcgttCTCTTTTCTCGTTCCAATCCAACAAATGACAATTGCTGCTTGTCATTCAGTGTTGCCCAAAGACATTTATCCAGAAACTCCGTACTTCGAAACTCATCAAgcaagatcttttttttttttcttcttgagtGTTGCCTGTAGGCAGCACTTGTCCATAAAAGGTTAAATGGGCAATCGGCTGACGTGCTTGTCTCTGCTCTCTTGAATGTTTTGTACCTGCACCCGCCCCTGCCTACCAAAGCATGCCCAATCACCGCAAAGCCTTTTTCCTGGAGCCTTATCAGCTGCACCCACCTGTCTGTCGGGCTTGCCGTTATCACGGTTTCGCAGTGAGTTTGGGCGCAAGTAGTAGAGCACCATGGCCAGCACCATCCACCCTACCATGACCAGAAAGAAGCCAGAGCCACCGGCAGCCTGCTGCATCGCTGGCACTGCaggcataaacacacacacacatgcattcTTGGACCCTGCATGATGTGGGATTACATTccttttttaaagttttttttttttttttaccgcgccCACATCATCTTGCTCCTGTTTTTATGGCAGCCCACAtcaaaattattaaaaaaatacTTCCTGGGGTAAAGCAAACCCAAAATATGCCTGGTAAGGCATGGCAGAGCCATATTAATGTGCAATGTGAATGCCAAACCGTTTTTTATTCGTGTTACTAGCATGATAGAGATGGGACACAAAGAGGAGTCACGTAGACACCGCAAACGCTGGTAAGATTGCGCTTTTCTATCGCTCTGGTAATGCAAATCAAGAATCTGGCAACCACCTAGCCCGTTTAACAGCACTACTGCCAAAACGTTTAGCCACAAATCTAAGTGCAACATGTTCCTTAAAGTAATTATAAGCATGATCTGAGcattttaataaataaataataattatgctGCAATATTCGATGCCAGCCGAtgcaaagtaaaaagaaaaaaaaggcaagtcTAAGACTTTATCTCTACTACGtacatcttctttctggggttttacgtgccaaaaccagttctgattatgaggcacaccgtagtggagggctccggattaatttggaccacctggggttctttaacgtgcacacaacgcaagcacacgggcgtttttgcatttcgcctccatcgaaatgcggcaatGTTTTTGAGAAGTACTTTAAAATTTAGTTATAATGAAATCCTTCCCTGAAACTGTCGATACAGCACAACATGCCCATTGCACTTCTCATGCTTGCTATATTCTGTATCTATGTAAGGACATCTTTAATGGGATGCGCAAAGTGAATTAATATTTATGATGCACATCCCACATTACATTGCATAGGCCATTACTGTTAGCTGGTCCATAGCCTTGTTATCTACAGATTGCAGAAACAAAGGAGATGGCTGATATCCTTTATTTTTGCTGAATGCTGCGAAGTTCAGTGACATCATGTGATGGAATTTTTACTGACACTGGTATGGGTGTGATGCCTCAAAAACCGAAAATAGACAAGATGCAGCACCAGTATGTTCTAACCTGAACAtaatgaagtaaatctaaaaACGTTTCTTACCAATTTCAGCATGTAATGAAAGAACGAATATTGGAAATAACGCAGGCACTCTCGTGTCGAATGCATCTTTGCTATAATGAGGTCCGACTTTACTTTCACACAGCATATTGATCAGGAGCTCCACACAAAACCCTGCAAAGGCTCTTTCCCATATGCACCGTCTTTGGTGGTGCACCGACATAAACGTTAAGTGCTGCGACAAGTCTCACTGTTTCAAACCACATAACAGGCTACGGCACAAAGAGATGCCCATGGAATCCTGCATCGCTGCCCGCTAGCAAAGACCCAAACACCTTGTAACAAGTAATGCAACAGCACCTCGCATTCGGCAGTGCCTAGAAATTTATTAATGGCAGCCCTACTGTATGCATGAACGTCTCCTTGTCAGCCTCCATATCGAGTGGTGCAAGGGAGCTAAGCCGGTGAAACATAGGCAAGTAAGTTTTCCCATGCGTACCATGCTGTGCCAGCATGGTGCGCAACTGCAGGGCATTTGATGTTATAAATACTGGAAGCAATTTACTCACTAGTCTGGTAAACTGACATCTGTGGCAATTACaaatagcttcttttttttttcatattacaCTCGTTTTCGGACAAAATTTTTAAATGCACGTAATATCTTAACAAAATTGCAAGGACTCTGTGTTTGCTTTTTAGGGAGCAAATGGGTAGCCTGCAATATTCTCCCGAGAACCCTTGTACTTCATGTGAAATGTTAGTGTTCACTGCTGAAAAGGCAAGGTTTGTGCGTGTGTCGTGGTTCATAGCTTTCCTGCATGCATGCGTGTTATGTACACATGTACACATATTAGACATACTGTTATGTACATACTGCATGAAAGTGGTTTAATCATGTTACTGACCTCTGCTTTCGAGAGAATTTACAGAAATTCCATTTAGACCATTGTGTCGTCACAGACGAAAAGAAGCCATCAAGAGCACTTCAAATACAGCGAGTTGACATGAAAATCCAGGATGCGTCATCAACATTCCAAACTAACATGCGATGCTACACTATCTTTGTGTTGAGGGCAAGAAAACCAACTTTTTTCATAGCAAACATGGGGAGGTAGTTACTTAGTTCACGTACACTGTTTTCAGCATACCAGTTAGTAATAAAAACAAACTTTAAAGACGACCGTGTCCCCGAGCTGTTTTTGAGTCTTAGCTGAATATAGAAACGTCTTAAGCATccgttcaaagaaaaaaaaaatgtgaaaagaGAAGAATGAAAGAACAAGGCCACTTACTCTCTTGGAAACATTCAGAGTCCGTGCAGGCGGACTGGGAGCTTCGCAGCTGCAAAGCACAGAAAGAAGGGCAAGTCGTGAACACCCTAATGAAGCATACTTGTAGAACTGTGCAAAAAAGAATGTCCCAAGGGCAAGAATTAAGATGAGAAAAGGTATCGAAGCAGAGACACTTTGTGTCGTCTGCATCTCTGTTTTTGTACTGTTTTGCACTTAATACTGTCTGCAAAGCATAGCTTTGTTTGGCAAAAGCAAATCTATTAATGGTGCCCACAATTTGGTCTTAACTGCAGTAGGCCTACTACAGAGCAAAGCACTATCATAAGGCAAAAGACGGTTTGTTCCAGcatttgttttcctttcttgatAGTTTATTATCTCCAACCGTGCAACAACTAGATGTATACCAAGTTCTGTTCAGGCTTGTAATGACATGTGGTTAAAAGAGAAAAAGTGTAGCCTGCACAGAATAAGCACAATAAAGGCATGAAAACAGCACATTTGGTAGCAAGACTAGCTTCCATTTGTACACTAAAAAAATTGCAttgaaggaagaaaaagaaaagacgtgGAAAGAAGGCCTGTGCCATTAAACACACTAACATATAAACCATGATAAGCTTTATAGCCATTGTAGTACTTTAACATGGTGCTACTCAGTATAGTGTCAGGAAACAGTTCATCAGATACCGCTTATAGATCTTCCTAGACAATACAGCCCCATGCTAGCTAACATTAAATGTCGTAGAAGCTCGTGCACAATGCCGTCAGCGAAAGTGCACCGCGCTGCAGAAaagcgaagaaaaacaaaaaaaggcagGGCTTGTGATGCATGCTTCGCACGATCCCTCGAGCTCgagtatgggagaacgcagggaaggaattttgcttgcagaggctagatggcgcaagtggagagagtgtctatatTGGCAGTGAAGCatgcctcctgaaatcatgggttcgagACACTGAAATAGTTATCTCGGTTATTAATTAACCAGTTAGAAatattcttgcggtagaacgctcccaGAGGACCTAAATtttctatgtggcctggtgaggggccctttaatgaaCAAGCTGCAAAACAATGttgccatttgcctttgcacaaAATCTAGTTAGCTCAAAACAATTTTTAACTGCATAGCATGGTCCTTTGATAAGTGCAGTAATCTCATGTTGTGCACAACTTAGAAGGTCCTCTAATGTGCCCCTTCCGCACATATTTCATTGATCCAAGAGCCAGTCGGAAAATAAAACCAGGTCATTTTACTCCAAGACAGCATAACATTAAGTTGCACCATGGTAAGTAATGAGGATAAACATTTGTCAATGCTAGAAAAGCGTAGGAATCCTACAGAGAATGACTGCATACAGATGAATGCCAGTTAGAAAAGGGCGTGGTGCAATTGATGTACTAAGCCATAAGGGAGCTTGAAAAACTGACAGTATTTTAATGAATGAATGTGGCTTTGACAGGCATTACATCAGGCCCAACAGGCAGGTTGAAGATTTAAGAGCTGCTACTATTAGGGCATTAAAGCTGCTTCACTGTCTGTAATGAGCCGATGTAGTGTGTAAAGAAATCTGCCCTATCACAGTTGGCTTGTCATTGCTCTATCACCTTTGAATGTTTCAGCACAGAAtgagactgcaaaaaaaaaaaaaaaaaggcggctgTTTTGCTCGGAAGGCGAAGCACAGAAAGCGATAACGAGGTTTCGGCTTAGAATTGCACTCAAGCTCTTCGAACGGTGTTCTAACAATACGCGCGGACATCATCTTGGCATGACCCAGCATGTGAGGTCAACTGCTGCCGCACAGCGTATACAGCACCCTGGCCACTACCAGGcatctcaaaacgctggcgtgataagAAGCATCATTGGTGGCATTGCAGGCATCACACCTCGATGGCGCACGAAACAAAACCGACAGTAACCCATCAATATTTGTCAGCGCCTAATGAAGATGGTAGATAGCTTTCAGTTCACATTTGCTGTCCATTCCGAAACTCAAACCAGTGTATCCACCATGGTGTGTGTGCACAAAACTCATGCCAGCAGCTGAAGGCAGAACACTGCCCTGTCTCTCCTGCAGAGCCGAATGAGCGAAGCGTGACAGTGTGTCCTACTTGGCTAGGTCATtcttgcagccaaacgcactgtgTGCATCACTTCTGTCTCGGGAGGCCTTCCAATGCATTGTTGATGCTGTGAGACAGCATGGCGACGACTGTGACAATGCACCTTGTGCGTCCATATGGATAACTGGTATTGCAGTAAAATGGATACAAAGTCTACAGCTTTACATCAACACTTTCGCACCATGCGAGTTGCGTCACTCACCAACGAGATGAGTCGCTGCATGGCAGCCTCGTGGCTGAAGATGCACTCGCACGGATCGAATCCGTCGTCCATGCTTGCAGATACCTTGGTGGCACTGGCGTCAAATAGGGACTTTGGTTCGGTGCGATCTGCAACCTGCTACctgaaagagggaaaaaaaaaactgtttgtgagGAATAGAACTTTGTCTTGCCACTTAATCTGGAGCCAGTATTTTAAAGGTTATGCACTTACATAAACACACAGAAGGAATCAAACACTATACAGACATGTACGGAACATCATAGATGTTGCACCTAAGTGCAGTACATGTTATATCCACATTTATTTATGTGTGATACAAAGCTAACATGAGAAATTTACAAGTAAATAAGCACAATACTGGCAATCACTTAAAGTGTAAATAAACAGATGTGTAATAAATACTGTGCTTACATTGTGTTCGTTCAAAGGAGTTCTCATAAGGACCTTTTTCACAGAACCAGCATCCAATACTTATTATTGCAAATGCAATCAGACAAATGAGTCACTCATACCTACACTGCTGCCTGAATAGCAGATACGGTGATCTATTCAAATAATGTCCAATAGAAATAGTGTCTAGAATGGAATCAATGCTTCACTACAAAATATATGCCCTCATGACCACAAGCCACAACACACCATTCTGAATGAAACCACATTTCAACAGGGCATCACTTGTAAATACAGTAGCAGCCTCTTGCAGATGAACTTAACATACTCTGCATCCTTGCTGAGCATGTGACATCTgcttaaaaaaattttaaataacGGTACACTACTTAGCAGCACCAGCGTTTTGCAGCACATCTGCTCAAAGCAGTCAGCAGTTCCCTTATCCAACACAATGctgcgaaaaaacaaaaacaaagctaAAGCACTGTGTCAAGTTAACCTAACCTTTGCTGTTTTAGTGCTGCAGTTGTGTACGACGACAAGGGACACCGACACGAAATCTGAGCCAGCGGTTAGAGCGAAGTTGCGATTTCATTATCATGATGCACGCTACCCTAGCCTTTGCACGCAGTCATGTGCAACCAGGGGCACTATAGATTCTCTCTTAATCTTATATTATCTGCCTTTCTTACATTTCTTACATTATCTTTGCCTACAGCCAGCATAAGCTGTTTGCCCAAACTAGATAACATGTTTCAAACTTGTCTACTTCATCTTACTCAATCCTAAGCAGCCCAAGATGAACTACTCTTTCAAGCTGTGCTACACCGAACTAACAAAAGTTTGACTGGAATGTGGCACACCATAAGCTTTTAAAACAGTGCTACAGAGTGCATAGAGAGACATGTTCATGTCTGGGCAGCAAAAGCCAGATAGTCTGGATAGGCTAGTCACAGACAGGCTTGTGCATAACTTCACACTGCGCTGAAGTTGCTGTAAATTAAATCCGTTGTGAGCTGCTTGGTATGTTAAACATATGTTCTTAGCTGGTATACTACTCTCAATTGCAAGGGTGACTAAAGATTATCTGCACTCTTGATGAGGAATCCATGCCATCCATTcttcagggaaaaa contains the following coding sequences:
- the LOC119446054 gene encoding small integral membrane protein 14; this encodes MDDGFDPCECIFSHEAAMQRLISLLRSSQSACTDSECFQEMPAMQQAAGGSGFFLVMVGWMVLAMVLYYLRPNSLRNRDNGKPDRQGPSNDPPSGSVF